The sequence ATAAATCCCAGTTCTAAAATCCATCTAAACCATATTAAATATGTAATGTAGAGTGATTATGAAAACAATGAGACCTTTCCATGTAGTAGAAAGATGGAAAATAAGGCGATGCATTGATTTCCATGTGGGTCTCCAAGGATAGGAATTAAATAAGCACTGCATTTTTGCAATCCGAACATGTTCTTGCATTTCTTCAGGTGAAAAGTGATCTATAAGATGCTTCAATGCTGCATTATCTCCACTTTTTGTGGAACCAAATTGTATGAAGGATGTAAGGTTCCACCATGTGTCCAGAAACTTCTCACTCCACTTTGAGCCCCGTATGAAGAATACTCCTGCATAGCAAGGGGTATGGATATATTACTTCATGAAGCCATGAATGAGGCGTTATCCCCCTTTTAGTTTGCAAATCTCTGTTGATAAGAACAGAAGGAGTAGAATGCACAATTTGAAATGCATATTTGTACTCCcaaagggagtagctatatttatggcgccatatttttcaccaaaaaatagtcggcatgtatttacattgtaagtccctaaattacatatgtaattttagtgtatctacaatgtaagtcccaaaattacatatgtaaatcccaaaattacatactaattacatatgtaagtggtgtGTAAGTAGGATGTAATTACTgtgtaaatttgtataaatatataaataactaCCTACCTAGCTTGTAGTTGTTGCGCAACAGTACGTGCGAAAGCTACTCACACGAAGCAGCACTAATCTTGGAAAAAATCGGACCCCCATTGTAATGAGCCAGAAAAAGTGGCGACACAATTCTAGCAAAGCCGGTCCCCCATTGCCCCCCAACAATCATTCATGCTAAGCAGTGTAATTCCTATTTTAACTTGGTAATTTAGCATTAgaaaatatacttatttgtGGTTGGACAAGCTATAAAAATAAGTTGTACACATGTCATGATAGTTATCATTAATTTCATGGGAACGTGATTTGGAAAATCCCTGCACAGAAAGGAAGCGAATGCTGAATTATGCAATACCAGCGTTAACACCATTGAAATCCTCCGTCAGGATGAGATCAGGAGCAGCATCAAAATCACTGTGCCCAATCACCGAGAACAAAATCATCTCCTGCATTACATAATAATGATGACATAATATTTTGATTAAACAAGCAACTCGGTAAAACTAAACACCAGTGGTACCTCCCAACATTGAAGACCCCTACTGCACGTGCAACTAGAACCACAACTATTTACGCAACATTTATTGATTACAAAAAAATTGTTTATAAGAATAATGCATCCGACTCACCAACGGGATGTCCGGATTTGTAACCAGTGTGTCCTGAAGCAAACCAGAAGAAACACAAACAATTAGGCCTAAACTTCCTAACAATAACAAAGAGACATTACTTAATTTTGCACATCAGAAGAAATGTGGCGGCGTCGGTCGAACCGCGTCGTTCCAGAAGAGccagtggtggtggcggaggtgggCGCGGAGGGCGAGGACCTTGCTCCAGCTAGGCGGGCGGCGGGGATCAACGGAAGCCGCGGGGAGCACAGCGAGGCCGTACCCGTTCGCTGCCGCGTAGGAACGCTTGTTCCGCGCGGTGGCCGCCAGCACGCCGCGGAAGGACCGCCCACGCCTGCCGTGGTCCTGGTCCGAGCCCGACGCGGCCCCCTCGTCGGAGAGGGTGACGATAGCGATCTtgaggcggagggcggcgcgcgggaggaggacgaggtcgccggcggcggcgtgtggcAGCGGAAGGCACCGGCGACCGAGGGAgttggcgcggcggaggaggacccCGGGCGTGTACGGAAGTagcaggaagaggaggagcgctgcggggaggaggagcaggcggcgcgggaggaggcggcgcaggaggcgagcgctggaggaggcggcgcggcgcggccgcgcgggcgcgGCCATCGGTGGGGGGccgctctcgccgtcgccgtcctcgcgcCGCTGGAGAGAGCGGAGCGCAGCGGAGACGGtgtaattagtttaattaattaaaagacGGGACGGGAATTTGAGGATTCCTAGGTCGTCATTCGTCAACAGTGACAGAGTTTAGCAGGGGAATCATCGATTTGAGAGTTTTGAGTATATATGTCGAGTGACATTCGCCTTGGGAGCTTAAAGCTACCAGCTCTAAAATGTTTCatgtcaacaaaaaaaaatgatgaaaaaaAGATAGCTTCTACAACAactagctactcccttcgttccaaaaAGAATTAACCTGGGAGGGATTCCCTCCTAGGACAATGTATCTGGACACAAATGAGTCCAGACATCCACTCCTAGATTGATtcttttttagacggaggaagtacgtagCACATTTCTCTAGAAAATTATAATTTTCTAGTCTAACCGCTCTTGCAATTGGCAAGACAGGCAAGCATGAATGAGACAATGTGTTGAAGCTAGCAACTAATTAAGCGCCagcctttctctcttctttcgtTCTCTTTGCTCCACCTCAGCGAAAAACTAAGTTGTTTATTCCTATCACCGGCTAACATAAGCCTATTGAACATGCTcttactccgtcccaaaaaacaTCGATTTTATCGGGGAGAGATTGTCCCAAGAAAACCGATCTCTActtagaaaacaagaaacattcAATGATCTTGTCCTCTCTCTCTTATTGTTCACACTTCACACGAGAATCTTATCTCCTCCGGTCCTccccccatctctctcctttacCTTATCTCCTCCCACCAATCTCTCTCCTCTAGAGAAATTGAGCACACATGGCAGCTAGCCTTCACCGCTCcaccgctccctctccccctccgtcTTCTcccgctcctccctctccctctccacccccCTCTCCCTGCTACTGGCCTTCAGCATCAACCTCGACGTGGCGGTAGAGGCAGAAGCTTTCGAGGAGGGAGATCCACTGCAAGCGACGGTGGCGTTGGATGGATGTGACTTAGATGTGACGGTGAAGGCAGGGAGGGGGGAGATGTTGGAGAAGGCGAAGGCGATAGGGAGATGTGGTGTCATTGTcggtggcggaggcgacgaGGAGATGCGGTGTCACCAGTGGCGGTGGAGGCAATGGGGAGATGCAACgttggtggcggcgaaggcgacgaggagatgtggagttggcggcggcggcggaggcaa is a genomic window of Oryza glaberrima chromosome 7, OglaRS2, whole genome shotgun sequence containing:
- the LOC127778485 gene encoding alpha-1,2-galactosyltransferase gmh3-like isoform X2, which encodes MAAPARPRRAASSSARLLRRLLPRRLLLLPAALLLFLLLPYTPGVLLRRANSLGRRCLPLPHAAAGDLVLLPRAALRLKIAIVTLSDEGAASGSDQDHGRRGRSFRGVLAATARNKRSYAAANGYGLAVLPAASVDPRRPPSWSKVLALRAHLRHHHWLFWNDADTLVTNPDIPLEMILFSVIGHSDFDAAPDLILTEDFNGVNAGVFFIRGSKWSEKFLDTWWNLTSFIQFGSTKSGDNAALKHLIDHFSPEEMQEHVRIAKMQCLFNSYPWRPTWKSMHRLIFHLSTTWKE
- the LOC127778485 gene encoding alpha-1,2-galactosyltransferase gmh3-like isoform X1; translation: MAAPARPRRAASSSARLLRRLLPRRLLLLPAALLLFLLLPYTPGVLLRRANSLGRRCLPLPHAAAGDLVLLPRAALRLKIAIVTLSDEGAASGSDQDHGRRGRSFRGVLAATARNKRSYAAANGYGLAVLPAASVDPRRPPSWSKVLALRAHLRHHHWLFWNDADTLVTNPDIPLEMILFSVIGHSDFDAAPDLILTEDFNGVNAGVFFIRGSKWSEKFLDTWWNLTSFIQFGSTKSGDNAALKHLIDHFSPEEMQEHVRIAKMQCLFNSYPWRPTWKSMHRLIFHLSTTWKGVYSDGDFMVHFAGLDDKLGWINKILRERRFLR
- the LOC127778485 gene encoding uncharacterized protein LOC127778485 isoform X3, with the translated sequence MAAPARPRRAASSSARLLRRLLPRRLLLLPAALLLFLLLPYTPGVLLRRANSLGRRCLPLPHAAAGDLVLLPRAALRLKIAIVTLSDEGAASGSDQDHGRRGRSFRGVLAATARNKRSYAAANGYGLAVLPAASVDPRRPPSWSKVLALRAHLRHHHWLFWNDADTLVTNPDIPLEMILFSVIGHSDFDAAPDLILTEDFNGVNEYSSYGAQSGVRSFWTHGGTLHPSYNLVPQKVEIMQH